A genomic window from Fusarium verticillioides 7600 chromosome 5, whole genome shotgun sequence includes:
- a CDS encoding CMGC/DYRK protein kinase produces the protein MDNTTTPTISVTDETLGTYSLEESFDLADRLRSSFVEGTGYHQRFLPFLTLSRILTKTCIETHLKKEYGDLASQYADQIGPLYVNEADAPKDKPFPVPSGEHTYLRTFATLVMIEKEGQIHEFIQHRVCDGDLPLTVDVRKNAVFRKERDENPLGCFRSFRASQLDYFEMVQWRFTTPFFHAPTDSNRVFNHVFNQRTILPWCRLDESDVRLGKFDRHITQGGYGTIKPIMIDKSSHGFDKVLRGVKSAAKGIFAIKTVRLEDRYEYDNEVEGLQRFNGVGHRHIIQLLATFELHDRYHMIFPWAACNLYEFWKSDPFSETGNRDLDVIRWMSSQTLGLLAALDAIHNPQGIQFYGRHGDIKPENILWFEMDDEPHGLLVLADFGLTKFHRERTRSRTKNTTVGYTYTYAPPEIDIEGGVMSRSSDIWSFGCVLLEMVCWLLGGWELCEAFSRARLTEEDASGVLRADKFFAIVKLEDDELRRFTVKPQVSDFIRRLDHHESCTNYIHDILDIVEKYMVVVQTEDVKRASIGELLEKFKDVDRRVQDDDQRDYIAKPAPGPRKTPTKAPTAVEAHVVERKYTYSCDSRLRLTQRFTDRSRQSQRQSIRIRQINDAGLVIREPHSITGRKKEFSPERLLNADKNSDLAAAQMIEAKVFDVLDESFDGRNTCLAKFPVQWQVPVCVQEELDGSTNLGPILTITGTSSNSWAVCCREYVSATWKDDGILFLEDLEAFLVQKLPSIGTQVPKEPAVNRPLFMSGDSEDTAVVLFKGSRTQISVFSQFLCWIVATFRLPEPKMTTSSSVSFLHAPRVDDKVQEFRISLEELKPLDHGTPGTCWTPLFPSTVIAEGFEVPVHPGVLGLQMPFDAMLELAEIVCDVSLEDDKGTATGIYLDGISFFLYPTSYKTHPGQQPVVQWHLKEKTLDDDGDRDPAIAPDRDGGPLWTKIPDYKTLRTSIAVLGYCEKALVQLGTEARRQYHNEPQYSRAEVERPNIEASLTSLTVGSSAGGAKAEGSIGFKMRNGLKRDVEEKKELSYKQVLRISQNKPVIIYDTQRQNERAWMVSELSMILELFNIWAQQEGLRGIQYATASADGGAAAFNVLANRSYSERTAIEKMADEDPSDIKISGIIKRLYGRIHKTRSINTSSDEGAPGTLSLGRSTIKGWDWLELVDGFERSTSQRRQVYASRIFGSQPCWLPFTKFIPVFFAHEVGDLIVPQQPDQGAVETRILL, from the exons GGATAAGCCTTTTCCAGTGCCTTCAGGTGAGCACACGTACCTGAGGACTTTTGCAACTCTGGTCATGATTgaaaaagaaggacaaaTTCATGAATTCATTCAACATCGAGTCTGTGACGGTGACCTTCCCCTCACTGTGGATGTAAGAAAGAATGCTGTATTCCGGAAGGAACGCGATGAAAATCCCCTTGGCTGCTTCAGAAGCTTTCGCGCCTCTCAATTGGATTACTTTGAAATGGTGCAATGGAGATTCACGACCCCTTTCTTTCATGCTCCTACAGACAGTAACCGGGTATTTAATCACGTTTTCAACCAGAGAACCATCTTACCTTGGTGTCGTCTCGATGAGTCCGATGTTAGACTGGGGAAATTCGACAGACATATAACCCAAGGCGGTTATGGAACAATTAAACCTATCATGATCGACAAGTCGTCTCACGGGTTTGACAAGGTTCTGCGAGGAGTG AAATCTGCCGCAAAAGGCATCTTTGCCATCAAAACAGTCAGGCTTGAGGACCGTTATGAGTACGACAACGAAGTTGAAGGACTTCAACGATTCAATGGCGTCGGCCATCGGCATATCATTCAACTTCTGGCAACCTTTGAACTACATGACAGATATCACATGATATTTCCTTGGGCTGCTTGTAATCTTTACGAGTTTTGGAAATCTGACCCTTTTTCGGAAACTGGGAACCGAGATCTCGACGTTATCCGTTGGATGTCTTCACAAACTCTCGGTTTGCTTGCGGCCCTGGATGCTATTCACAATCCCCAAGGCATACAATTTTATGGCCGGCATGGGGATATCAAGCCCGAGAACATTCTTTGGTTTGAAATGGATGATGAACCTCACGGCTTACTTGTTCTGGCAGATTTTGGGCTCACCAAATTTCACCGGGAGCGCACCAGGTCTCGGACAAAAAACACAACCGTGGGCTACACGTACACCTATGCGCCCCCAGAGATTGATATTGAAGGTGGAGTTATGTCGCGATCTTCTGATATATGGTCTTTCGGTTGTGTCCTACTTGAGATGGTCTGCTGGCTGTTAGGGGGCTGGGAGCTTTGCGAGGCATTCTCACGTGCTCGACTGACAGAGGAGGACGCTTCAGGTGTCCTGAGGGCTGACAAGTTCTTTGCAATTGTCAAACTAGAGGATGATGAGCTGCGCCGCTTCACAGTCAAACCACAAGTATCAGAT TTCATTCGAAGGCTTGATCATCACGAGTCATGCACAAACTATATTCATGATATTCTGGACATCGTTGAGAAATACATGGTTGTTGTACAAACGGAGGATGTGAAAAGAGCCTCCATCGGCGAGCTGCTCGAGAAATTTAAGGATGTCGACCGGAGAGTCCAGGATGATGATCAGAGGGACTACATCGCGAAGCCCGCACCTGGCCCCcgcaaaacaccaaccaaagCGCCTACCGCAGTCGAGGCACATGTGGTCGAGAGAAAATACACATATTCATGCGATAGTCGATTAAGACTTACGCAAAGATTCACAGACCGTAGCCGCCAGAGTCAGCGCCAATCCATACGAATCCGGCAGATTAATGACGCTGGCCTGGTTATCAGAGAACCGCATTCGATAACGGGCAGAAAGAAGGAATTCTCGCCTGAAAGGCTCTTAAATGCTGACAAGAATAGTGACTTAGCGGCTGCACAGATGATTGAAGCGAAGGTCTTTGACGTCTTGGATGAGAGTTTTGATGGCAGAAACACCTGCTTGGCCAAATTTCCTGTTCAATGGCAGGTTCCAGTTTGCGTCCAGGAAGAACTCGACGGCAGCACCAATCTTGGCCCAATCCTCACTATAACAGGGACTTCTTCAAATTCTTGGGCGGTCTGCTGCCGGGAATATGTTTCAGCAACCTGGAAAGATGACGGCATATTGTTTCTGGAAGATCTAGAAGCATTTCTAGTTCAAAAGCTACCTTCGATAG GCACCCAAGTTCCGAAAGAACCTGCAGTCAACCGGCCACTGTTCATGAGCGGAGACTCTGAAGACACTGCAGTAGTGCTCTTCAAAGGATCTCGAACTCAGATATCAGTATTTTCACAGTTTCTTTGCTGGATTGTAGCGACCTTCCGACTGCCCGAGCCGAAAATGACTACCAGTTCTTCGGTCAGCTTCCTGCATGCACCAAGGGTCGATGATAAGGTCCAAGAATTTCGTATTTCATTGGAAGAGTTGAAACCTCTAGATCATGGCACACCCGGCACTTGTTGGACCCCTCTGTTTCCTTCCACGGTCATAGCCGAGGGCTTTGAGGTTCCAGTTCACCCAGGAGTCCTTGGCTTGCAGATGCCTTTTGATGCGATGCTTGAACTGGCTGAGATAGTTTGCGACGTCAGCCTAGAGGACGACAAGGGTACTGCAACTGGTATCTATCTCGATGGCATCTCCTTTTTCCTCTACCCAACCTCTTACAAGACGCATCCAGGTCAACAGCCAGTCGTCCAATGGCATTTGAAAGAGAAGACCctggatgacgatggagatCGAGACCCAGCCATCGCCCCCGACAGAGATGGTGGACCGTTGTGGACCAAAATTCCGGACTACAAGACCCTGAGAACATCAATCGCAGTTTTGGGATACTGTGAGAAGGCTCTGGTGCAGTTGGGTACGGAGGCCCGCCGCCAATATCACAACGAACCACAATACTCACGTGCAGAGGTCGAAAGGCCCAACATTGAGGCATCCTTGACCTCACTTACTGTGGGTTCAAGTGCAGGGGGTGCTAAAGCCGAGGGTTCCATAGGGTTCAAAATGAGGAATGGCCTTAAGCGcgatgttgaggagaagaaggaattaAGCTACAAGCAAGTCCTGCGGATCTCGCAGAATAAGCCAGTCATCATCTATGACACTCAACGTCAGAACGAGCGCGCATGGATGGTTTCCGAACTATCTATGATCCTCGAGTTATTCAACATATGGGCCCAGCAGGAAGGTCTACGAGGCATCCAGTATGCTACTGCGAGTGCTGACGGAGGCGCCGCTGCATTCAACGTCCTCGCCAATAGAAGTTATTCGGAGCGCACTGCTatcgagaagatggctgatgaggatcCTTCAGATATAAAGATCTCGGGCATTATCAAGAGGCTATATGGCCGAATCCACAAGACGAGGAGTATCAATACAAGCAGTGATGAGGGTGCCCCTGGAACCTTGTCGCTGGGTCGGTCCACCATTAAGGGCTGGGACTGGCTTGAACTCGTAGATGGGTTTGAAAGGTCTACAAGCCAACGGCGGCAAGTGTATGCTTCCCGGATATTCGGGTCTCAGCCATGTTGGCTGCCGTTCACAAAGTTCATCCCCGTCTTCTTCGCACACGAGGTTGGGGACCTGATAGTTCCGCAGCAGCCAGACCAG GGGGCCGTAGAAACACGTATCTTGCTGTGA
- a CDS encoding alcohol dehydrogenase produces MAPPASLPTKPFSKTGRQIPALGFGLMGLSAVYGPIENDEKRLAVLDRAWELGYTNWDTANAYGDSEVLIGKWFKLHPERRADIFLATKFAIKTGFNDKGEWRFWADNSPEFFAECLEGSLQKMGVDYVDLYYVHRLDTKVPVEKTMELMAKAKQDGKIKAIGISECAASDIRRAYAVAPVDAIQVEYNPFTLDIEKHNILSTCRELGITIFAYSPLGRGFLTGQIKSSDDFAPDDLRRMLPRFSPENFPKNLVLVERLKAIADKKGCTSGQLVLAWLSAQGEDIVPIPGTKKIKYMEENVGSLEVKLSSEEVQQIRDEVENAEIAGHRNPVGAFHGYSATVEL; encoded by the exons atggcgccTCCAGCATCTCTTCCCACTAAACCTTTCAGCAAGACGGGACGACAAATACCTGCTCTCGGATTCGGATTGATGGGTTTGAGTGCAGTCTATGGGCCCATTGA AAATGACGAGAAACGCCTAGCAGTTCTGGACCGCGCCTGGGAGCTCGGCTACACGAACTGGGACACAGCCAATGCCTACGGCGACAGCGAGGTCCTGATCGGAAAGTGGTTCAAACTGCACCCGGAGCGTCGGGCTGATATATTCCTTGCCACAAAGTTTGCTATAAAAACCGGCTTCAATGACAAAGGCGAATGGAGATTCTGGGCCGACAATAGTCCCGAGTTCTTTGCTGAGTGCCTCGAGGGCAGTTTACAGAAGATGGGCGTTGATTACGTTGATCTTTACTATGTTCATCGTCTTGACACAAAGGTACCTGTCGAAAAGACGATGGAGCTGATGGCCAAGGCTAAGCA AGACGGCAAAATCAAAGCCATCGGCATCTCTGAATGCGCCGCCAGCGACATCCGCCGAGCCTACGCTGTTGCCCCGGTCGACGCCATCCAGGTTGAGTACAATCCTTTCACATTGGATATCGAGAAACACAACATACTCTCTACATGCCGTGAGCTCGGAATTACCATCTTCGCATACTCGCCTCTGGGTCGTGGCTTTTTGACAGGTCAAATCAAAAGCAGTGATGACTTTGCGCCCGACGACCTCCGCCGCATGTTACCTCGCTTCAGCCCCGAGAACTTTCCAAAGAACCTAGTTCTTGTTGAACGCCTTAAGGCAATTGCAGATAAGAAGGGCTGCACGTCGGGTCAATTGGTGCTCGCGTGGCTGTCAGCACAGGGCGAGGATATTGTTCCGATTCCTGGAACGAAGAAGATTAAGTATATGGAGGAGAATGTGGGTTCCCTGGAAGTGAAGCTTTCCTCGGAGGAGGTTCAGCAAATCagggatgaagttgagaacGCTGAGATTGCTGGTCATCGGAACCCTGTGGGTGCGTTCCATGGCTATTCGGCTACTGTTGAGCTTTGA